The Belonocnema kinseyi isolate 2016_QV_RU_SX_M_011 chromosome 2, B_treatae_v1, whole genome shotgun sequence nucleotide sequence CTCTATTTGGTACCTATGTGTCTTGGAACTCCACTTTTACTTGCACTCGTCAAGGGAGACATCAAAGCTCTGTTTTCGTAAGTATAATACTTCTATTCAACCCTCTCAATTGGTAAATCTGTCCATATAACAAGCTTCGGGCTCACGGCACAATTGACtctaatgcaactttttttttattttcccttaatacatattttcatgttatttcaagaattgtaaagaaaatttaaaatatattacaaatttgaagacaatttatgggatttcaaagcatttcaagggattccctggtggaagattaaaaaagaaaaggcaAAGAACTAAAATCATTTTCACAGGAATCtacaaataaatagaataaatttcaacgaaaattacAGGAAGGTACAACTTTGTTCTATCACTCGGACGAATTTGATATGTTTTGTATTCTAAATGGTTGtattatattgtaattttaatatcCTACAGGTGTTGCAGTCAAAAAGTTGTTCCTTTTCTACCtaggatgacaaatatttagaatattgcaatctgataattttaaattaagatgtgTACGTGATCACTACTACAAAATAAACTGCCATGTTTTAACTTTTAAGGAATAGTAGAATATTAAAAGAAAcaataagtaataattattaagcaaaaaagcttgcttttgcagtttttttttcttcaaatatatagCAATCGCTTGGGCACCATATatgtaattgttcaaattttatttgcagtcaaaacatttttttcaacttaggatgaaaaatatttaaaacattgcagatataattttaaatggcaTCTATGGTATCCAATCGATTGcatatatttgagaaaaaattcaaaccttATTCAAAcatgcgttttttaaaaattcattatgatCTTTTAATATTATACACATTTCGTCAGAATAATAGAAACAAGTTGTACTTTCCTGTAATTTTGCTTGTAATTAATCGAATTAATTAGTAGAttcctgtaaaaatggttttatttttttgtaaatttttttctaccaGGGTTGTACATTTCTACAATAAACTACTAGTATTATCGATTATCAGTTACATGATAATATTTAAACAACAGTAAATAATTCAAGgcattttagaggattttaaagagtttaaggtACGTTAAAGGATTCCAGGAAATGAAATTTAtagggattttatcagatttgagggattaataggatttaaaaataaataataaaatttcaaggtattttaaggaatttaaaagatttcgtcattcaaaaaaattggagaattttcctGGGATTTCAGAGGATTCCAACTGAATTCAAAGGGCTTTGAAGAAATttcagtgtttttaaaaatatttcaaagctgtTTAGGGCACttaaaaaggtttcaaggaattccagacaatatcaaagatttcaaagaattttaaagggatttatcaacttttgtggaatttcaaaagatttcatcattttttaaggaattttcaaagatattacagatttcaagatttttcacgAGATTTTACTCGATTTTTGTGGGATTATTAGGGTTATGATAAGATTTAAGGAGTCAAAAAAtacttcaagggattttagaggtTTTTAATgagtttacgatattttaaaggattcgagggaatttcataaaattgtaaaggattcaaaaaaaggtatttaggaTATCAATGacaataaaaagatttcaagggctTTCAACGGATTCCTAGGGAACGTTCGTGAATATATGAAATGAAATTTCTAGGGACTTTATCAGATTTAAGGGAtccataggattttaaaaaaatataaaatttcaaggaaatttacggattttaaggaatttatatgattttaaggcatttaaaaaaattggagaattttcctgggattttagaggatttcaactaaatataaaggggttttaagaaatttcagtgatttttaaaatatttcaaagctgcttagggtattttaaaagattttaaggaattccagaGAATatcaaagattctaaaaaattttaaagagatttatcagcttttgtggaattttagaagatttcatcattttttaaggaattttcaaagatattacagatttctagatttttcacgaaattttacTAGATTTTTGTGGGATTATTAGGGATATgataagatttaaagaattaaaaataattcaagggattttaaaggattttcaagagttGAGGGTACGTTAAAGTATTCCACGGcatttaagatttcagaaaattgtgaaggattttaaaaaaggcATTTAGGATATCAGTgttaataaaaagatttcaaaggttttgaacggatttctagagaactttggcgagtaaattaaatgaaaattctagggattttatcagatttaagaaattcataggattaaaaaaaatgatatttaaaaatttggaaaaaattgaagaattttcgtGGGATTTTAGACGATTTCAACTGAATTCACAGGGCTTTTAAGAAATTTcagtgatttttaaaagatttcaaagctgcttagggtattttaaaatattttaagaaattccagaGAATatcaaagattctaaagaattttaaagagatttatcagcttttgtggaattttagaagatttcattatttttaaaggaattttcaaaaatattacagatttcaacatttttcacgAGATTTTACTCGATTTTTGTAGGATTATTAGGGATATGATCAGATgtaaggaataaaaaaatgttaaagaattttagaggattttaaatattttaggcatttagggtattttaaaggattccaagaaatttgacttttcaaaaggttctaaagaattaaaaaaaaagttatttagcatATCCAtgataataaaaagatttcaaaggttttgaacgGATTTCTAGGGAAGATTCCAGGAATCTTAATGGACCCctcgatttaatattttttaaaacgcttgaaattattttccaaatgtttttcaaaattaatgttactGTTGcgtctatttaaaatttctcggATGAGCCTGATGTCtgtaattaatataagaaataaagatctgtctttgaaaaaaataattcgttaAAGGTATGAAGATCACCCTAACAAGATCACGGAAGAGACGGAAACGCAAACGAAGCCTCAGGAGCAAGTTGACGCCAAGAAGGAAAAGTAATTCCACATACTTAATTATTCGTGATCACGTGTGAAACAAAGATACCAAATTTAGTGATTCATTCATGTCTCCTGACGAAAACTCTGTATCATAAATTATAGATCATACAAAAAGAGACCAGATATGTGTAATATATTCATCAAATTAATTCATGAGGGTTGTATCTATGTTTCACACTGACGTGGTCGAAGGCAGAGTTCTGGATAATGTGAAGAACTTTCCTTACTGTCATTAGTCAATGATACACTTTAGGCATCACAGTGAGCAAAAGCAGTACTGATTTTATCGGAAACTGAAGTCTTTGTCGaagaaagtttactttttgttaCGATACACTTTGTTTTTTGACTCGCCATCTGTTTAATGTGACAAAAAGTAGTTGAACCTTGAAATTTAGTGAAATACTAGACGTTTTTTCGACATGTCTCTCGTTTTACGTTGTCcgtaataataagaataattaactGTTGCTACACACAAGAAAGTCATTCCatctttgatttttgttttaaatcgaaGATATGTTCGCTCTTTGCATTCGGAAACATGCCAGGTTTCTTTATCGTTTTTTCCCATCAATTCTTACCATTTCATTCCATCTTGGTAATGTGGTGTAATTTTAAGTGCTCGATGTTCTGCCAATAAACAAGACTTtatagcttttttaatattttgcaacaatAGTAGATGAAGATGTATATTTAACAAAATCGagcaatttcaaaacatttacagCATTTTAAGTAGTGTAGAGTTATCTGGCATGTTATCGCTCGCATTATTGTTAATGTGCgggtgaaaaaaaaaatgttattggtaatacaaaaataaaacttgtatttGAGGGCGAATTtcgcacaaaatttaaatttgtactcTTCCATAGGGCAAAATTGTTACCTATGCGGATATTTACATGCGGTGTTTTAGATGTAAAAATCGAATTGCTGTTTGGCATCGTTTTGAAAGTGTCCAAATacttaataaatttcatttataagtCCTTTAAATACggttcatttttttacttttcctcgAACAAAAATGATCAGATCCATACTCGAATTAGAAATTGTTCTCATATTCCAATCGACGTACTTTAATTACGTATCAGCTCTGGGGGGGGATATTTGTTacgatttgtttcttttttaagatgatcttcttggttataaattttatgattaggttgaaaatttaacaatattttttaaaaaacatcctttttggtttcaaattctactattttgtttaaaattcaacttttttcgtacaAGGATTTTATCCCCCCTAGAAATTCTTAAACATATACCCCGAAAAAATTTTCTGGTTACGGCCTTGTATtagttgaactttttgtttaaaattaatattttgtcgcTCATAAGTCAACAGAACAACAATAAGTCaacaactattttctagaaaatttacgtttagattaaaattcgtctttttgtgttcaaagtcaattgaaatattttcgagtgaaagttcaactctttttgttgttgaaaatttgtcattttgattttaaaattcatctgttttacaagatttttcactttacttgaaaggaaaaaaatctttggatttgaaaaaaaaaatctttggatgaaaatttacctactttattaaggtttaattcatctgttttagaagaaatatcatttttcttgagtaaaaatgcaacttttcagttagaaattcaactcttttttgaaagcgtgtttttgaatttaaaattcatttatattagcataaattttatatttattggataaaaatgcaactgtttgcttgaaaataaactattttcttaaaaagtcgtacattttggttgaaaattctactgcttcgttgaaaatttaactattgagtagaaaacttacattttgttaaaaatttatattttggtgttcaaaaatgaactgaaatcttttctgaataaaagttcaacttttacaacaaaattggtagtttttttattaaaaattcatctgttagagtacaaatttcatccttcttggataaaaatataactacttggtagagaaattaaatattttgttaaaaatatattctttttagttaaaaaaatgggtctttttggattaaaaactcaattttttcgtagaaatttattttctgttaaaaaattcatattttctgttaaaaaattcatattttgttcttgaaaagtcaactggaatcttttttagaagaaaactcaactatttttctgaaaattaatatttttcttcaaaaaatttatctgttttagtagaatttttttcaattaaattttttggttaaaaattctactttgctagattattcaagtattttgtttgaaaaatctgtttgaatcccttggttaagaaatcatttttttcagatttatatttttagttaaaaattcatctctttggttgaaggttgaactattttattgaaaattaatcttatttaattgaaagtttaactatcagCCTTTTTTTgtctaaagtattttttaaacagaaaatgtaacttccattttttaagattttcccatttttgtagagaaaaatcGTCATCTTGCTTGAAGGTTTAACgatttatataaacttttatttctgtcTTGAATAAGAATccttatttgctgaaaatttgcctttctggttttaaaattctttgtttcttCTGTATACATTTGATCTTTTTGTATATAAACATAAGATATCAGACGtttgttggtaatttatctttttaggataaaaaattaactattatgttaaaaatctaattattttgttgaaaattcaagcattttgtgaaaaattaatcttttatagtagaaaagacgttttttgtttaaaataaatcaatgaatTTGCAATTTGTATccgaaatactgttttattacggttataaaagattgtatgtcaagagtattacaagattaaaaatttggtatttgaaaataatgaaaataatgatcataaaaacaaaaaattggtttatgTTCGTTATTTTAACATCTTAGACTTAGATGCTGGAAAAtgctgaactttaaaaaaatgtacactatttccagtagagtttaatttttcatattaaaggattaaaatgttaaaaggaattcaaatttttaatagaagaagTCCAAATAGTACGTTAGTGGAAagctttgattttcaaaaataattatttcaattgaaataatgcagtgaaaataaagaaaaatattcccaaaaatcTTATATATTATCACtatgtttaagaataaaatatttaataaaaaacaagcCTTGGTGCAGTTgaaccaattaaaaatgttcacctgtgggatttttaaattaaatttaaaatcatggcCTGagctgtttttgaaaaaaaaatcatttttttaattacgaattttaaaatgGACACATATGCTGATATTAAAGTTACTTTGAGATgttgtttttaaaacttcattaattttatacttatagTTGCGCAGAGTTGATTGGTATATAATGGAGAGTAtcatttagaaatttctttaaaaaaatcaagcttaTGAATAAACTTAATAATCTTTTAATTCTCGCACGTACTTGgcgtcaaaataaaaatttagtacaaATTCAGCaactaaatctaaaattaaactaaagCTGTTGATAAATAAAActatgtattattattaaaatttaaagttctgaatcatttaaaaaattgtatattttttatttttttattgaaatttgatgtttttcagaattataatttgaaattaaaatgggcaaaatttgtatacaaatccccacttttaaaacaatgaaatcttatagaaaattcgagtcaaattcaaatagatgaatttaattcttccggaaataccttgaaaataaatttttaatgtttttcaatgtttaaaaaaaatatattaaaagtactgatataattttaaagaactcTATACAAATCAAAAAACAAATGGTggcacttttattaaatttactacaatgTTTTCGATATTATTAGAGGGAGCTTCTGAAGAttacataaaattttcttaatgcatgacattttctgtaaaaactattttaaaaaatgtatcctatcacttttcttttaaaattactacTAACCCTAaacttattcaaacttttttatgtgGCTTCGGCTTTGAACTATTTCCTAAATATATCTTTAGATACGGCCATCCACTTTTCTAAATTTGACGACTGATTAAAAAGGAAATTAAGATACCTAATTATAATAAACTAGTAAGTAGTGAAGAATTTCAATCttctaaattgttgttaaaaatgtaaagttgAGTGATTTGATAAATTTGTATGATCTCGTTTTATCACATATTAATTAAGAGTTCATTATGGATACAAATAGCTCAGTTTACTAAAATaacacaaagaaaaataaaacataataaataattggTGATATCTActagtaattgaaaaaatatcacaaatagcGCGCTTATAACATGTATCTTATTTTGATcgccaaaaataattttggggTAGTACACcccactaaaaattttaaaaaaatcatgttttagaTCCCTCATTGTACggaaatttttctaattgtttttaaaaatcagcttTATTTTAGAGAAACATAATAAAATGGACTGAAGGTTAGTTACCCCCATAAgataatttttcgtgaaaattcaaaaacacgtaaactttaaTTATCGCgagcaacataatttttttgcaatttctcggcctaattttactactttttggtcatttttatgtaataaaattttaagttggatggacccccccccccccgaaaaatgtgagaaaatcgttttttatctCTCATTCTgagaatatttttccaatttctttaattgtgaaagatacaaatttttcaggaaagaAAAACCTCAAAAATCgaaatatcaacaaaaacaaaaaaatgaggaAGTGCATCCGAGATTTTACGGAACTCTAGagatttcaattaacaaaaatttgataaagcTGATATTTTTCGAGGTCCAAATCGTCAAAAATCGACTGCTGTTAAAGCCGAATAAgtccatgaattttttttctatttttagatcTCAATTAACATAAAACATAtgcctaaaaaattataaatcattgcAAGACGAATAGAAGACTGAAAagtgaaaacttaaatttaaaaaatcgtttcttaaaaacaaatagattttaaaatactacagtgttctttttaaacaaaatatttagtttcttTGTATTTTGTAACTATTTAGTACAACAGCAAATTGTAattgaatagaaatatttaaatgttaaaggATTGATCACAGTTTATTGAGATAAAAACCCACTTTAGTTTTGAATTTGGATATATGCTTCCACCAAAATGACGcgtagaattttagagaattttttaggCAATAAACCGTGTTTTCAAAAAATGGCACTTACATGGTTATTCTGTGACACCctttaaatcagaaatttttagaattcaatcATTATTGAGAAGCCCTTTACATTGGCATTGCGtcataaatttacaagaaattgttGCCAACTTAGTATGCGAACACTAGaatgtattgaaatttaatataattcactgcattaaaaaaaagtagacctGGAAAATCATGAAGTCTGGAAACCGTACTTCTGTAGCAACCCTGACCCTCGATTATACTTCTTAacatttccttgaatttcaatcTGTTAGAAATCAgtaaaaaacgtttttgaattgtattttattgaaattatagaatATGAACACTGATTCCGTATAAAATAAGGATCGTAAAATTAAGAAGCCTTTGCGGCACTTTCTACTGCCAGATTTTGTGCCATTATTGGCGCCAGTTCCTCGATTCCATCTTTGGATATCTTTTGAACCTTGAAGTTGGGCAAATTGACGATGAGCCTCTTGTGAATTTCACGAACGCACTTCTTCATAAGTTCGTAGGCTTCTGCTTCCGTCATTGCTAtgatagaataaaattttcatcagaacaaaatttaaacaacccACAATTAATAGAGATTATCTAAAATGAGAAAACTTACAAGGGTCGTGAAATCTGTCTAGGATTGTGAGGGAGAAAAATCCTCCGTATCCGTGAGATGCGTAAGGTACTTTGATACAAGAGGCTAAGTAATCTATGAAATAGAGTTCTGGACCAGTCTGATCGTCGTATCCAGCCATCAGAAGATTTACGAAGTAGGGCGTGCTGGATCTCAAATAATCCGCAAGATTTCTACGAGTGAAACTTGCTACGGCTTTCGGGGACAACTCATATCCATTTCGCATTTTGTAGAGTTGCATATTTTTACTTATGTACTCCGAAAATTGAATTGCGTCTCCAGCTTCCCCGGATACTGCCATCACGATTTTATCCGAAATCTTGTGGATTTTCTTCTCATCtgatattcaaaaattatgtttttttttaatagtttttcattgccttttatcacaaaaatatatttatcccagtatgtttagaaacaaaaaatacttcaaattgacACCAGTGTTaagtaagttacttttttttagtgaTCAATTACAGTTACGCTACTTCGCAAAAAaggtaactagttacagttacgttacttggaactgtaaatatttatatttattagatAAATTCACTTGGAGTTACCTATAAAGTTACTGTTTCCCcttccttaattttataatttgaaaatcaaaatagctaagatgaaaattcataaaacctTAATTTGACAGAAATAcacattaattaaagaaaaaaatacacaaTATATTTTGATAAGTAAAAAACAatgtatatttataataaaattaaaattaagtattagACATATcactatgatttttttatattatatataaattatgttCCGCCGTTTTACTTTTACgttttaattttagacaaaacacTTTTTCTATAATTCAATTGGaaacgcttcaaattcctaaaattttcagcaaaaatattgcactttcaaaaaaaaaaaattaattttcagcagaagagttgaattaccaacaaaaaaagattttgtagtcacatttttcaactaaatatttgtatttttaaacaaaaaggatgacattCGTTTAccgaaagaagtgaattttcaaacaaaaagcacactcttgaacaaaagagttgaactttcaagtcaaaggaatgatttttcaacaaaaaagttacttttcaaccatatagttggacttcctataaaaatagttaatttttaacaaaacacacgaattttcaataaattgattcaaattttatattgaaaatattaattttttaacaaaaaaggttctacGCCTGCTGGGTAGCTACGACTGcgtcaattttgattaaaatgaattgattgtCAAGGTGAAAGAGGTACCCTATAagcgtattttcaactaaacagtcaaattttctaccattttcaaaccaaaaagacgaatttacaacaaaaagaatgaaatttccaccgaaaagtttaattttttactaaatagtagaattttctaccgaaatatttgaatcttctactaaaaaaaattaatctgatacagaatagttaagctttcaacctgaaaatacaaatttaataaaaaatagctaaACCCTCTATAGAAAtagctttacaaaaaaaaagaattttcaaacaaaacatttcaaaaaaagatttgaacttTCAGCAAAAGCTTTCCTTATTTGTCAACCGAATagatgaagtttctacaaaaatagttgattcttaacaaaatacattaattttcaaccaaaacagatgaattcacaaagaaaaatataataatagacattgtttcaaccaaaaaagatgttaatttctaatcaaacacagttgaactaaaaaaaaaagtaaatttgaacaaaatgccataattgtcaaccaaatcacatttactttctaaaaaaaatagtagaattctcaaccaaaagaaatgaaattttttgattaacagagatacattttaaaacgaaaaagccgaatttttaccaaagaaaggaTAAAATTGGCActaaagtattgaatttttaagccaaaaaaacaaattatagacagaaaagttgcattttcaaagcgataatatgaattttcaacaaaaaagtaactttccaaccaaatagttcaactttctctcaaaatagttgatattttaatgaaatacatgcAGTTTtgtccaaatagttcaattctgaacCTAAAAAgctaaattctgaacaaaaaatctaatatttgattttatttctaccaaaaaatagtttaatttggagTTACtcacagtttaattcaaccaaacaagtagtttttaacaaaatagctaaattatcacccgaaagatattaattttctatcgataaCTGACCCATCAAATATCTTCTAATGGAAATATACAAAACAAATGAAGTAACTTCAAAGTAACTATAATTAAAGttccaagttattaaaaaaatcgtgACTAACTCACGttacaagttactttttaaaagagaaacgaaactaccataaaaaatacaaataaagtaCCTTTCAGTTacttagttacttgtaacaagtAACAACCCAATTCTGATGGATACACGTTATTCCGAGATCagaattaacaaataattcaaataacacatttaaaaatcaagttgTTGAACTTTTTATAACCTTCTTTTAatgatacaaaataataatttagctaATAGATCTACTGCAcgtctataaattaaaaaactaattatgcTCCTtgataattttccaataaatttctaataaaacgatgagaatgtaaaaattaacacGCAAAAAATTAAAGGATCAAAAGGCAAcaaagaaaattacatttctgtgaagaaagaaagaaatataagaataaaataaggcGCCAATAAATAAGGGAATGTTGACtgattataataaaatacaatgaATATCGAATGAGAAAAGaaataaatgattcaatttttaggtTAACTTGAAACAACTTTTCTCACCGCTTTTTAAAACCACAATCGACATCGCATTTGTCATATCGGCTGCGACGAGCACAAAATCTTTAAACTGAATTCCAATCGAGCactccatttttaaataaaacttttctactaatcttttaaattacaaaacacCTCCAAACATCAAATCACTCTTTCTTCTCCACAAAAATCGTCTGTCATCGGAATTATCAGCGATGCCGCTTGAACCGGGTCAAACTCCCGAAATATGATTCGTCATTTTTCGTCGATTCATAAAAACGCGCCTGTTTGACGCCGCCAGGTGGCGCTGCCCAAAAGTCTTCTGATTGgaggacaaattttaaaagacggacaaatttgtagaaattgaCAAATGAAGTTGCCTGCAGATTGAAATTCTCACAAAGAAACCTCTAAAGCATGGCTACTTTCCTCTGTTATACGTCCATTTGACAgttcatagaaaaaattgtttatccgaGTCAGAGGAGATTTTCCTATTTTAATAAAGCGAAAACAGTTGTAGCAAATTTTGAGCAGTACTTCTCTGGGTTCGCTCTTAAATCTCCTCACCGACAAGATTTGTCGGCCAATCACCACCAAAGAAACCGTTACAAATTTCCGTTGTATTCGCGTTTAAAACGGCCTAGGTCCTAGTGCACATTTGTCATTTACGGCGTTAACCACTCCCGTGGTCTGCGGCATTTTTGCAAAAATCGGTAAGTTTTCTACATTCCCTCGCCAATCCTATCTTTTTTTGACAATCGTTTCTCACA carries:
- the LOC117168203 gene encoding proteasome subunit beta type-2-like; this encodes MECSIGIQFKDFVLVAADMTNAMSIVVLKSDEKKIHKISDKIVMAVSGEAGDAIQFSEYISKNMQLYKMRNGYELSPKAVASFTRRNLADYLRSSTPYFVNLLMAGYDDQTGPELYFIDYLASCIKVPYASHGYGGFFSLTILDRFHDPSMTEAEAYELMKKCVREIHKRLIVNLPNFKVQKISKDGIEELAPIMAQNLAVESAAKAS